The following coding sequences are from one Reyranella humidisoli window:
- a CDS encoding mandelate racemase/muconate lactonizing enzyme family protein — protein MKVTDVVCHILSCKVDKPFVSARGWVYGTRSTCLVEISTDEGITGWGECYGPAAVAKTFVETQFKARVVGRDPFDVEAIWEDLYNRIKDYGTTGMAISAISGIDIALWDIMGRAVNKPVHKLIGGAYRSEVIPYATGLYFIDMNRLVEEAVEEALEFKNDGFQAIKMKIGLGDLKLDTKRVAAVREAIGPNVKLAVDANHCFSVPNAIKLGRMLEEHDILWFEEPISPEDHDGYIEVTRALDMAVAGGENDFTRWGFRDVIARKAMDIVQPDLCAAGGFSECRKIATLASAFGVECVPHAWGSAIGLAATVQFLAALPDQPPAFRPMPPMLEFEQTPNPLRDHLAQEPIEQKKGIVKVPTGPGLGIEIDREVLKKYKVA, from the coding sequence ATGAAAGTCACCGACGTCGTCTGCCACATCCTGAGCTGCAAGGTGGACAAGCCCTTCGTCTCGGCGCGCGGCTGGGTCTATGGCACGCGCTCGACCTGTCTGGTCGAGATCTCGACGGACGAGGGCATTACCGGATGGGGCGAGTGCTACGGGCCCGCCGCCGTCGCCAAGACCTTCGTCGAGACGCAGTTCAAGGCGCGCGTCGTCGGCCGCGATCCCTTCGACGTCGAGGCGATCTGGGAAGACCTCTACAACAGGATCAAGGATTACGGCACGACCGGCATGGCGATCTCCGCCATCTCCGGCATCGACATCGCGCTATGGGACATCATGGGCCGTGCGGTGAACAAGCCGGTCCACAAGCTGATTGGCGGCGCCTATCGCAGCGAGGTGATTCCCTACGCGACCGGCCTCTACTTCATCGACATGAACCGGCTCGTCGAGGAGGCCGTCGAGGAGGCGCTGGAGTTCAAGAACGACGGCTTCCAGGCCATCAAGATGAAGATCGGGCTGGGCGACCTCAAGCTCGACACGAAGCGTGTCGCCGCCGTGCGCGAGGCGATCGGCCCGAACGTCAAGCTGGCCGTCGACGCCAATCACTGTTTCTCGGTGCCCAACGCCATCAAGCTCGGCCGCATGCTGGAGGAGCACGACATCCTCTGGTTCGAGGAGCCGATCAGCCCCGAGGATCATGACGGCTACATCGAAGTGACGCGCGCCCTCGACATGGCGGTGGCCGGCGGTGAGAACGATTTCACCCGCTGGGGCTTCCGCGACGTCATTGCGCGCAAGGCGATGGACATCGTGCAGCCCGATCTCTGCGCCGCAGGCGGCTTCTCGGAATGTCGCAAGATCGCGACGCTCGCCTCGGCCTTCGGCGTCGAATGCGTGCCGCATGCCTGGGGCTCGGCCATCGGCCTCGCCGCCACGGTGCAGTTCCTCGCGGCCCTGCCGGACCAGCCGCCGGCCTTCCGCCCGATGCCGCCGATGCTCGAGTTCGAGCAGACGCCCAACCCGCTGCGCGATCACCTGGCACAGGAGCCGATCGAGCAGAAGAAGGGCATCGTGAAGGTCCCGACGGGGCCCGGTCTCGGCATCGAGATCGATCGCGAGGTACTGAAGAAGTACAAGGTGGCTTAA
- a CDS encoding hydantoinase/oxoprolinase family protein translates to MPPKSTFTVGIDVGGTFTDLLAIDPASNEVRLAKVPTTVENQAIGFMAALAAASLDPALLQAVVHGTTTTTNALLERKIARVGLITTKGFRDVLELGRRTRPQAYGLRGTFRPMIDREVRLEVPERMDADGKVLTALDEAAVADAARKLLAAGCEAVVIHFLHSYINPAHERRAAEIVRGLWPNAYVTAGHVILSEYREYERGVTAAVNASVQPVLDRYLSRLRTELKAKGYDRDLLVMQGNGGTISSQLIAEAAVNTVMSGPASGVMAAAYTGRASGHPNLITYDMGGTSTDVGLIENAVPQVSGELELEYAMPIHVPMVDVHTIGAGGGSIASVDAAGMLRVGPESAGARPGPICYGRGGAEPTITDANLVLGRLNPDKLLGVDHPVTLDHVRGLMLEKVGQRLGLDAEAAAAAVLRIANDRMAGAVRLVSLSRGHDPRDFALFAFGGAGPLHATALARELGIPTVLVPARPGITNALGCVVADLRHDYVRTVNKPLSAVDDATVARIYAGQAAEGEATIGREGVPVRELRRVLSADMQFQGQSHILSVGVDSADIGVAGLHKAFAAAYWRRFGIELAEIPPVLVNLHTAVIGVRPEISLAALAATDRASTLAAAKLGTRRVWFSDGWHDTPVYARERLPLDATLEGPAILEQLDCTTVVEPGDKVRQDKLGNLLISVS, encoded by the coding sequence ATGCCGCCCAAAAGCACCTTCACCGTCGGCATCGATGTCGGCGGTACCTTCACCGACCTGCTGGCGATCGATCCCGCCTCGAATGAGGTGAGGCTGGCCAAGGTGCCGACCACCGTCGAGAACCAGGCGATCGGCTTCATGGCCGCACTGGCGGCCGCCAGCCTCGATCCGGCGCTCCTGCAGGCGGTCGTCCACGGCACGACGACGACTACGAACGCGCTGCTCGAACGCAAGATCGCCAGGGTCGGGCTCATCACGACCAAGGGTTTTCGCGACGTACTCGAACTCGGTCGTCGCACGCGCCCGCAAGCCTACGGATTGCGCGGCACCTTCCGGCCGATGATCGACCGTGAGGTGAGGCTGGAAGTGCCCGAGCGCATGGACGCCGACGGCAAGGTGCTGACCGCGCTCGACGAGGCCGCGGTGGCCGACGCCGCGCGCAAGCTTCTGGCGGCAGGCTGCGAGGCGGTCGTCATCCATTTCCTGCACAGCTACATCAACCCGGCGCACGAACGCCGCGCCGCCGAGATCGTGCGCGGGCTCTGGCCCAACGCCTATGTCACGGCGGGTCACGTCATCCTGTCGGAGTATCGCGAGTACGAGCGCGGCGTGACGGCGGCGGTAAACGCCTCGGTCCAGCCCGTCCTCGACCGCTACCTGTCGCGGCTGCGCACGGAGTTGAAGGCCAAGGGCTACGATCGCGACCTGCTGGTGATGCAGGGCAATGGCGGCACCATCTCGTCGCAGCTGATCGCCGAGGCGGCGGTGAACACGGTGATGTCCGGCCCGGCTTCGGGCGTGATGGCAGCGGCCTATACCGGCCGTGCCTCGGGCCATCCCAACCTGATCACCTACGACATGGGCGGCACCTCCACCGATGTCGGGCTGATCGAGAATGCCGTGCCGCAGGTCTCGGGCGAGCTCGAACTCGAATATGCCATGCCGATCCACGTACCGATGGTCGACGTGCACACGATCGGTGCAGGCGGCGGCTCGATCGCCTCGGTCGATGCGGCGGGCATGCTGAGGGTCGGGCCGGAGAGCGCGGGCGCGCGGCCCGGCCCGATCTGCTACGGCCGCGGCGGCGCCGAGCCCACCATCACCGACGCCAACCTGGTCCTGGGCCGACTCAATCCCGACAAGCTCCTGGGCGTCGACCATCCGGTGACGCTCGACCATGTGCGTGGCCTCATGCTGGAGAAGGTCGGCCAGCGGCTCGGCCTCGATGCCGAGGCGGCGGCCGCCGCCGTGCTGCGCATAGCCAACGATCGCATGGCGGGCGCGGTGCGCCTGGTGTCGCTGTCACGCGGCCACGACCCGCGCGACTTCGCGCTGTTCGCCTTCGGCGGCGCCGGCCCCTTGCACGCGACCGCGCTGGCCCGCGAGCTGGGCATTCCCACGGTGCTGGTGCCGGCGCGGCCCGGCATCACTAATGCGCTGGGCTGTGTCGTCGCCGACCTGCGCCACGACTACGTACGCACGGTGAACAAGCCATTGTCCGCCGTCGACGATGCCACGGTGGCGCGCATCTATGCCGGGCAGGCGGCCGAGGGCGAGGCCACGATCGGGCGCGAGGGCGTGCCGGTGCGCGAACTGCGCCGCGTCCTGTCGGCCGACATGCAGTTCCAGGGGCAGAGCCACATCCTGTCGGTCGGCGTCGACAGCGCCGATATCGGCGTCGCGGGCCTGCACAAGGCCTTCGCCGCCGCCTATTGGCGGCGTTTCGGCATCGAGCTGGCGGAGATCCCGCCGGTCCTCGTCAACCTGCACACGGCCGTGATCGGTGTGCGGCCGGAAATCTCGCTGGCGGCACTCGCCGCCACCGATCGCGCGTCCACGCTGGCCGCCGCGAAACTCGGCACGCGCCGCGTCTGGTTCAGCGACGGCTGGCACGACACGCCGGTCTATGCCCGCGAAAGGCTGCCGCTCGACGCAACGCTCGAAGGCCCCGCGATCCTCGAACAGCTCGACTGCACGACGGTCGTCGAGCCGGGCGACAAGGTCCGGCAGGACAAGCTCGGCAATCTGCTGATTTCCGTTTCCTGA
- a CDS encoding ABC transporter ATP-binding protein, producing the protein MAAAMLQVNDLHAFYGRAHILHGISLEARAGEVVALLGRNGAGKSTAMKAIMGLVPPARGEVSFAGQRIERLPPYRIARLGLGYVPEERRIFTELSVMENLEVGRQAARAGVPVWTEEKLFALFPNLARMRERPGGRMSGGEQQMLTIARTLMGNPSCVLLDEPSEGLAPIIVEEMGNSIRALKGEGVSVILCEQNLHFALGVADRAYIIEKGQIRFGGSMAELAANDSLREQYLSV; encoded by the coding sequence ATGGCCGCGGCGATGCTCCAGGTCAACGACCTGCACGCCTTCTACGGCCGCGCCCACATCCTGCACGGCATCTCGCTTGAGGCGCGCGCGGGCGAGGTCGTGGCGCTGCTCGGCCGCAACGGTGCGGGCAAGTCGACGGCCATGAAGGCGATCATGGGCCTGGTGCCGCCGGCCCGCGGCGAGGTGAGCTTCGCGGGCCAGCGCATCGAGCGCCTGCCGCCGTATCGCATTGCGCGGCTCGGCCTCGGCTACGTGCCGGAGGAGCGGCGCATCTTCACCGAGCTGTCGGTGATGGAGAATCTCGAAGTCGGCCGCCAGGCGGCGCGCGCCGGCGTGCCAGTCTGGACCGAGGAGAAGCTCTTCGCGCTGTTCCCCAATCTCGCGCGCATGCGCGAGCGGCCGGGCGGGCGCATGTCGGGCGGCGAACAGCAGATGCTCACCATCGCCCGCACCCTGATGGGCAATCCGAGCTGCGTGCTGCTCGACGAGCCGTCCGAGGGCCTCGCGCCCATCATCGTCGAGGAGATGGGCAATTCCATCCGGGCGCTGAAGGGCGAGGGCGTGTCGGTCATCCTCTGCGAGCAGAACCTGCACTTCGCGCTGGGCGTCGCCGACCGCGCCTACATCATCGAGAAAGGCCAGATCCGCTTCGGCGGCTCGATGGCCGAGCTGGCGGCCAACGATTCCCTCCGCGAACAATATCTTTCGGTTTGA
- a CDS encoding ABC transporter ATP-binding protein, which yields MSHPVLQVDGLHKAFGGVQAVADVSFAVSAGEMLALIGPNGAGKSTCFNMLNGQLAPDAGIVRLEGRDIVGLRPRAIWRLGVGRTFQITATFASLSVRENVQMALYSHAGRLRSLLSRFGAAFAAEADALLDQVGMLDQAERTCGVLAYGDLKRVELAIALANEPRLLLMDEPTAGMAPKERVALMELTARLARARNIAVLFTEHDMDVVFTQADRIIVLDRGVLIAGGTPQEVRANPDVRAVYLGSAH from the coding sequence ATGAGCCATCCGGTCCTCCAGGTCGATGGCCTGCACAAGGCGTTTGGCGGCGTGCAGGCGGTGGCCGACGTCTCCTTCGCCGTGTCGGCCGGCGAGATGCTGGCGCTGATCGGGCCGAACGGCGCGGGCAAGAGTACCTGCTTCAACATGCTGAACGGCCAGCTCGCACCCGATGCCGGCATCGTGCGCCTCGAAGGCCGCGACATCGTGGGCCTGCGCCCGCGCGCCATCTGGCGGCTGGGCGTCGGCCGTACCTTCCAGATCACCGCCACCTTCGCCTCGCTCAGCGTCCGCGAGAACGTGCAGATGGCGCTCTATTCCCATGCCGGCCGCCTGCGCTCGCTGCTGTCGCGCTTCGGCGCGGCCTTCGCCGCCGAGGCCGACGCGCTGCTCGACCAGGTCGGCATGCTCGACCAGGCGGAGCGGACATGCGGCGTGCTGGCCTATGGCGACCTGAAGCGCGTGGAACTCGCGATCGCGCTGGCGAACGAGCCGCGCCTGTTGCTGATGGACGAGCCGACCGCCGGCATGGCGCCCAAGGAGAGGGTCGCGTTGATGGAGCTGACGGCGCGGCTGGCGCGGGCGCGCAATATCGCCGTGCTGTTCACCGAACACGACATGGACGTGGTCTTCACCCAGGCCGATCGCATCATCGTGCTCGACCGCGGCGTGCTGATCGCCGGTGGCACGCCCCAGGAAGTACGCGCCAATCCCGATGTGCGCGCGGTCTATCTCGGGAGCGCGCACTGA
- a CDS encoding ABC transporter permease, translating into MTLASFIIQLLNGLAAAASLFLVSAGLSLIFGVTRIVNFAHGSLYMLGLYGAYSLIEFFGRTPLGFWGAVVLAALAVGLVGVLIEVLVLRRIYRAPELFQLLATFAIVLVIKDIALFTWGAEDLVGPRAPGLTMAVEIMGRRIPAYDLLLIAIGPVVLGAIWLLLTRTRWGALVRAATQDREMVGALGVDQAKLFTSVFFVGSVLAGLGGALQIPREPANLELDLAIIADAFVVTVVGGLGSIGGAFLAAIIIGVAKAFCIGIGTVTWFGFEVSFSKLTLVVEFLIMALVLVVRPYGLLGKPQAAQRAASEPAPPLQVPSWTFALVWLALLALVPLVADRYATILLTDIVCFALFSVSLHFIMGPAGMVSFGHAAYFGIGAYAAGLLLKRFGLPMEAALLLAPLVAGAFAIVYGWFCVRLSGVYLAMLTLAFAQISWSIVFQWDSVTGGSNGVFGVWPAGWLADKTVYYYLALVLCGAGIVFLWRVLFSPFGYALRAGRDSPLRAEAIGIDLRGFQWAAFVLVGAMAGLAGAVYAFSKGSISPSSISIAQSTDGLIMVLLGGVETLTGPVVGAAIFTWLRDAVARNTEFWRAVMGGVILLIVLLFPQGLVGGLKALVTRWREQRA; encoded by the coding sequence GTGACCCTCGCTTCCTTCATCATCCAGCTCCTGAACGGGCTGGCCGCGGCCGCGTCGCTGTTCCTGGTGTCGGCCGGCCTGTCGCTGATCTTCGGCGTCACGCGGATCGTGAACTTCGCGCACGGTTCGCTCTACATGCTGGGGCTCTACGGCGCCTATTCGCTGATCGAGTTTTTCGGCCGCACGCCGCTGGGCTTCTGGGGCGCCGTCGTGCTGGCCGCGCTGGCGGTTGGGCTGGTCGGCGTCCTGATCGAGGTGCTGGTGCTGCGGCGCATCTACCGCGCGCCGGAGCTGTTCCAGTTGCTGGCGACCTTCGCGATCGTGCTGGTGATCAAGGACATCGCGCTCTTCACCTGGGGTGCCGAGGACCTGGTCGGCCCACGCGCGCCGGGTCTCACGATGGCTGTCGAGATCATGGGCCGCCGCATCCCGGCCTACGACCTGCTGCTGATCGCCATCGGGCCGGTCGTGCTCGGCGCGATCTGGCTGCTGTTGACTCGCACGCGCTGGGGCGCGCTGGTGCGGGCGGCGACGCAGGATCGAGAAATGGTCGGCGCGCTGGGCGTCGACCAGGCCAAGCTCTTCACCTCGGTCTTCTTCGTGGGCTCCGTGCTCGCGGGCCTCGGTGGCGCGCTACAAATCCCGCGCGAGCCGGCCAATCTCGAACTCGACCTCGCCATCATCGCCGACGCTTTCGTGGTCACGGTCGTGGGCGGCCTTGGCAGCATCGGCGGCGCGTTCCTGGCCGCCATCATCATCGGCGTCGCCAAGGCCTTCTGCATCGGCATTGGCACCGTGACCTGGTTCGGCTTCGAGGTGTCCTTCTCCAAGCTCACCCTGGTGGTCGAGTTTCTGATCATGGCGCTGGTGCTGGTGGTGCGGCCCTACGGTTTGCTGGGCAAGCCGCAGGCCGCACAGCGCGCCGCATCGGAGCCGGCGCCGCCGCTGCAGGTCCCGTCCTGGACCTTCGCGCTGGTCTGGCTGGCGCTGCTGGCCCTCGTGCCGCTGGTCGCCGACCGCTACGCCACGATCCTGCTCACCGACATCGTCTGCTTTGCGCTCTTCTCTGTGTCGCTGCACTTCATCATGGGCCCGGCCGGCATGGTCTCGTTCGGCCACGCCGCCTATTTCGGCATCGGCGCCTATGCGGCGGGGCTCCTGCTGAAGCGCTTCGGCCTGCCGATGGAAGCAGCACTCCTGCTGGCGCCGCTGGTCGCCGGCGCCTTCGCCATCGTCTACGGCTGGTTCTGCGTGCGCCTATCCGGCGTCTATCTCGCGATGCTGACTCTGGCCTTCGCGCAGATCAGCTGGTCGATCGTCTTCCAGTGGGATTCCGTCACCGGCGGCAGCAACGGCGTGTTCGGCGTCTGGCCGGCCGGCTGGCTGGCCGACAAGACGGTCTACTACTATCTGGCGCTGGTCCTGTGCGGCGCCGGCATCGTGTTCCTGTGGAGGGTGCTGTTCTCGCCGTTCGGCTACGCCCTGCGCGCCGGCCGCGATTCGCCGTTGCGCGCCGAGGCGATCGGCATCGACCTGCGCGGCTTCCAGTGGGCGGCCTTCGTGCTGGTCGGTGCGATGGCCGGTCTCGCGGGCGCGGTTTATGCCTTCTCCAAGGGCAGCATCTCGCCGTCGAGCATCTCGATCGCGCAGTCGACCGACGGGCTGATCATGGTCCTGCTGGGCGGCGTCGAGACGTTGACCGGCCCGGTCGTCGGCGCGGCCATCTTCACCTGGCTGCGCGACGCGGTGGCACGCAACACCGAGTTCTGGCGCGCCGTCATGGGCGGCGTGATCCTTCTGATCGTCCTGCTCTTTCCGCAAGGACTTGTCGGCGGCCTGAAGGCGCTGGTCACGCGCTGGCGGGAGCAGCGGGCATGA
- a CDS encoding ABC transporter substrate-binding protein, producing MLTRNRLLAGTAALVALSLVGPAAAQAPIKIGELNSYKVFPAFLEPYKKGIELAVEEVNAAGGVLGRKIEVVSRDDNGNPGDAVRVAEELLSREGAAFLIGTFPSNVGLAVADFAKQRKVLFIAAEPLTDKIVWDQGNAYTFRLRTSTYMQTAMLIPDAVKLKKKRWAIVYPNYEYGQSATAAFKKLLKEKQPDVEFVAEQAPPLGKIDAGAVAQALADAKPDAIFSSLFGPDLAKFVREGQTRGLFKGVEVFNLLAGEPEYLDPLKEESPDGWYVTGYPWSELKTPEHTKFLNAYQAKFKDYPRLGSVVGYATVMSAAEAIKKAGSLDQEKLVAAMKGLTLITPFGMVEYRPIDHQSTMGAYVGQIGVKDGKGYMKNWRFIDGKDALPSDADVQKMRPKN from the coding sequence ATGCTGACCCGCAATCGCCTGCTCGCTGGCACGGCCGCGCTCGTCGCGTTGTCGCTCGTCGGACCGGCCGCCGCGCAGGCACCGATCAAGATCGGCGAGCTCAACAGCTACAAGGTTTTCCCGGCCTTCCTCGAGCCCTACAAGAAGGGCATCGAGTTGGCGGTCGAGGAAGTGAACGCGGCGGGCGGCGTGCTCGGCCGCAAGATCGAGGTCGTGAGCCGCGATGACAATGGCAATCCCGGTGACGCCGTGCGCGTCGCCGAGGAGCTGCTGAGCCGCGAGGGCGCCGCGTTCCTGATCGGCACCTTCCCCTCGAACGTCGGCCTTGCCGTCGCCGACTTCGCCAAGCAGCGCAAGGTGCTGTTCATCGCCGCCGAGCCTCTGACGGACAAGATCGTCTGGGACCAGGGCAACGCCTACACGTTCCGCCTGCGCACCTCGACCTACATGCAGACGGCGATGCTCATTCCCGACGCCGTCAAGCTCAAGAAGAAGCGCTGGGCGATCGTCTATCCGAACTACGAGTACGGCCAGTCGGCGACGGCCGCCTTCAAGAAGCTCCTGAAGGAGAAGCAGCCTGACGTCGAGTTCGTCGCCGAGCAGGCGCCGCCGCTCGGCAAGATCGACGCGGGTGCGGTCGCGCAGGCGCTGGCCGACGCCAAGCCCGATGCGATCTTCTCCTCGCTGTTTGGTCCGGATCTCGCGAAGTTCGTGCGCGAGGGCCAGACCCGCGGCCTGTTCAAGGGCGTCGAGGTGTTCAATCTCCTGGCCGGCGAGCCGGAATATCTCGATCCGCTGAAGGAGGAGTCGCCCGATGGCTGGTACGTCACGGGCTATCCGTGGAGCGAACTCAAGACGCCCGAGCACACCAAGTTCCTCAACGCCTACCAGGCGAAGTTCAAGGACTATCCGCGGCTGGGCTCGGTGGTGGGCTATGCGACCGTGATGTCGGCCGCCGAAGCCATCAAGAAGGCGGGCTCGCTCGATCAGGAGAAGCTGGTCGCCGCCATGAAGGGGCTCACGCTGATCACGCCGTTCGGCATGGTCGAGTACCGGCCGATCGACCATCAGTCGACCATGGGCGCCTATGTCGGCCAGATCGGTGTGAAGGACGGCAAGGGCTACATGAAGAACTGGCGCTTCATCGACGGCAAGGATGCCCTGCCGAGCGACGCCGACGTCCAGAAGATGCGGCCGAAGAACTGA
- a CDS encoding amino acid synthesis family protein, whose protein sequence is MSDLVKIRKYVATVEETLHDFGPALARPVTKAVVGGMIANPYAGRYVADIQPMMKALEPLAVDLTERVMKMLGARGSELEAYGKGAIVGLNGELEHAALWHQPSGFGIRHAMGGAKSIVPSTVKVASAGARIDIPLHHVSAAYVRSHFDTIEFCVPDGPRPDEIVFIVAASMGGRPHARVGGLTPAEIKLGDGQR, encoded by the coding sequence ATGAGCGACCTTGTGAAAATCCGGAAATACGTGGCGACGGTCGAGGAGACGCTCCACGACTTCGGTCCGGCGCTGGCGCGGCCGGTCACCAAGGCCGTGGTCGGCGGCATGATCGCCAACCCCTATGCCGGCCGCTACGTGGCCGACATCCAGCCGATGATGAAGGCGCTGGAGCCGCTGGCGGTCGATCTCACCGAACGGGTGATGAAGATGCTGGGCGCCAGGGGCTCCGAACTGGAAGCCTACGGCAAGGGCGCGATCGTCGGCCTGAACGGTGAACTCGAACATGCCGCGCTGTGGCATCAGCCCAGCGGCTTCGGCATTCGTCACGCCATGGGCGGCGCCAAATCGATCGTGCCCTCGACCGTGAAGGTCGCGTCGGCCGGCGCGCGCATCGACATTCCGCTGCATCACGTATCGGCGGCCTATGTACGCAGCCATTTCGACACCATCGAGTTCTGCGTGCCCGACGGGCCGCGGCCGGACGAGATCGTGTTCATCGTCGCCGCCTCGATGGGTGGCCGTCCTCATGCGAGGGTGGGCGGGCTGACGCCGGCCGAGATCAAGCTGGGGGATGGTCAGCGATGA
- a CDS encoding UPF0280 family protein has translation MSAVAARLGDGRLHLQHGPIDLIVEAFGAADEVERAYAQAIDRFGDILSTLVGELAVLRRPVGEAYPLLQGPVARRMAEAVWPHRTVFITPMAAVAGAVADEMLQAMVRGRTLDKAYVNDGGDIALHLAPGQSLRAGIFADSTSSPFRWGSAPSYGAMGSCLSAPHSMTPPSAMTPPPPHLNGEERYSLDGVALLTHERRVRGIATSGRGGRSFSRGIADSATVLAATAAAADAAATMIANAVNADHPAIERQPACSLDPDSDLGDRLVTVAVGDLPLETIDAALDRGLAEARRLRLRGLIDSAAVSLRGHWRLETGGTPLDLSEAG, from the coding sequence ATGAGCGCCGTCGCCGCCCGCCTCGGCGATGGCCGGCTGCACCTGCAGCACGGGCCGATCGATCTCATCGTCGAGGCGTTCGGCGCGGCGGACGAAGTCGAGCGCGCCTATGCGCAGGCGATCGATCGCTTCGGCGACATCCTGTCGACTCTGGTTGGCGAGCTTGCGGTGCTGCGCCGGCCGGTGGGCGAGGCTTATCCGCTGCTGCAGGGGCCGGTGGCCCGGCGCATGGCCGAAGCCGTATGGCCGCATCGCACGGTCTTCATCACGCCGATGGCGGCTGTCGCCGGCGCCGTCGCCGACGAGATGCTTCAGGCGATGGTCCGCGGCCGCACCCTCGACAAGGCCTATGTGAACGACGGCGGCGACATAGCCCTTCATCTCGCGCCCGGGCAGTCGCTGCGTGCCGGCATCTTCGCGGATTCGACCTCTTCCCCATTCAGATGGGGAAGTGCCCCGTCATACGGGGCGATGGGGTCATGCTTGTCGGCGCCGCACAGTATGACCCCTCCGTCGGCGATGACGCCGCCACCTCCCCATTTGAATGGGGAGGAACGTTATTCATTAGACGGCGTGGCCCTGCTGACGCACGAGCGGCGGGTGCGGGGTATCGCAACGTCGGGCCGGGGCGGACGTTCTTTCTCCCGGGGTATTGCCGACAGTGCGACGGTGCTCGCCGCGACGGCGGCGGCGGCCGATGCGGCGGCCACGATGATCGCCAATGCGGTGAATGCCGATCATCCGGCCATCGAGCGCCAGCCAGCCTGTTCGCTCGATCCGGACAGCGACCTCGGCGACCGGCTGGTGACGGTCGCGGTGGGCGACCTGCCGTTGGAAACCATCGACGCGGCGCTCGATCGCGGGCTCGCCGAAGCGCGCCGCCTCAGGCTCCGTGGCCTGATCGACAGCGCTGCCGTGTCGTTGCGGGGACATTGGAGACTCGAAACGGGCGGCACGCCGCTTGATCTGTCGGAGGCGGGATGA
- a CDS encoding 6-hydroxynicotinate reductase has translation MSDDISLSEAERSAGIVRCDACPVLCRIRPGRAGACDRYANENGALVRVDPLLLLAKPDLARVAFVEGSEAWRGELGKGEGAFVTGIGATTTYPDYKPAPFIVSSKHDGVDMVTVVTEGIFSYCGVKVKIDTDRYLGPEQAAVRVKGEAVGHVTTAEYGSQMLSLGGVHHLTGGSKKEGVVTCDALLALCNREAVELSIDGGSTVVVQADRPPIVNGVLEERMRVGCGSAAIGMFAPQWKDHVDEVIVVDDHITGVLSEHQGGAFLDMKPAGIRVRGRRSTPGRYFQVAEPGLGWGGTNVSDPLEIIEKIDPKQAWPGLKLLMVSTTGEHSAWFTLDNELKPQPAEMPVPVRHVVDRIAENCEPALCTVLFMAGAGGSLRAGVTENPVRLTRSVRDTLTKVTLGGVPAFIWPGGGITLMVDVARMPANSFGYVPTPALVAPIEFTLRADDYAALGGYASRAVTLESVLAHHKVRIE, from the coding sequence ATGAGCGACGACATCTCGCTCTCGGAGGCCGAGCGTAGCGCCGGCATCGTGCGCTGCGATGCCTGTCCCGTCCTCTGCCGCATCCGTCCCGGCCGCGCTGGCGCCTGCGACCGCTACGCCAACGAGAACGGCGCGCTGGTGCGGGTCGATCCACTGCTGCTGCTGGCCAAGCCCGATCTCGCCCGCGTCGCCTTCGTCGAGGGCAGCGAGGCGTGGCGCGGCGAACTCGGGAAGGGGGAGGGCGCGTTCGTCACCGGCATCGGCGCCACCACCACCTATCCCGACTACAAGCCGGCGCCGTTCATCGTCTCGTCGAAGCATGACGGCGTCGACATGGTCACGGTCGTGACCGAGGGGATCTTCAGCTACTGCGGCGTCAAGGTGAAGATCGACACCGATCGCTATCTTGGTCCCGAGCAGGCGGCGGTGAGGGTCAAGGGTGAGGCGGTGGGCCACGTCACCACGGCCGAATACGGCTCGCAGATGCTGTCGCTGGGCGGCGTCCATCACCTCACCGGCGGCAGCAAGAAGGAGGGCGTCGTCACCTGCGACGCCCTGCTGGCGCTGTGCAATCGCGAGGCCGTCGAACTCAGCATCGACGGCGGCTCGACGGTGGTGGTGCAGGCCGACCGGCCGCCGATCGTGAACGGCGTTCTCGAGGAGCGCATGCGCGTGGGTTGCGGCTCGGCGGCCATCGGCATGTTCGCGCCGCAATGGAAGGATCATGTCGACGAGGTGATCGTGGTCGACGACCACATCACCGGCGTGCTGAGCGAGCACCAGGGCGGCGCCTTCCTCGACATGAAGCCGGCCGGCATTCGCGTGCGCGGCCGCCGCTCGACGCCGGGCCGCTACTTCCAGGTCGCCGAGCCGGGACTGGGCTGGGGCGGCACCAACGTCAGCGACCCGCTGGAGATCATCGAGAAGATCGATCCGAAGCAGGCCTGGCCCGGTCTGAAGCTGCTGATGGTCTCGACGACCGGCGAGCATTCGGCGTGGTTCACGCTCGACAATGAATTGAAGCCACAGCCGGCCGAGATGCCAGTCCCGGTGCGTCACGTCGTCGATCGCATCGCCGAGAATTGCGAGCCCGCGCTCTGTACCGTGCTGTTCATGGCCGGCGCCGGGGGCTCGCTGCGTGCCGGCGTCACCGAGAACCCGGTGCGGCTGACGCGCTCGGTGCGCGACACACTGACCAAGGTCACGCTGGGAGGCGTGCCGGCCTTCATCTGGCCGGGCGGAGGCATCACGCTGATGGTCGACGTGGCGCGCATGCCGGCCAATTCGTTCGGCTATGTGCCGACCCCGGCGCTGGTGGCGCCGATCGAGTTCACCCTGCGCGCCGACGATTATGCGGCGCTGGGCGGCTACGCTTCGCGTGCGGTCACGCTGGAAAGCGTGCTGGCGCACCACAAGGTGCGTATCGAATGA